The sequence GGCGGCGGACGCGGGGGCGGTTCTCGCCGAGTCGGCGGACGCCGTGGCGGCGGTCGCCAAGGGAGCCGCGGTCAGCAGGACCACGGACGCGGCGGCTGAGACGAACACGTTGCGCTTCATAGGCTGGACCTCCTCAGGCCGGCCCGACGGGCAAGGGCCGGCAGCGAGCGTTCCCAGCCATTGTCGGGCCGACGGCCGTCCGGGGCGCGGCGAGCCCGTGAGGCCCGCGGTTCCCGGACGGCCCAGGCCTCAGACCTTGCCGCGGTTGTCGCGCAGGTGCTCCGCGACCGGGGTCAGCGAGGAGCGCAGCGCCGCCAGGGCCTCCGGCGGCAGCAGGTCGATGAAGTGCCGGCGGACGGACGCCACGTGGTGCGGGGCGACCCGACGCATCGTCTCCATGCCCTCGTCCGTGAGCACCGCGTACAGGCCGCGGCGGTCGGACTCGCAGTTCACCCGGCGGACCAGGCCGGCCGTCTCCATGCGCGTGATCTGGTGCGACAGTCGGCTCTTGGACTGCAGCGTGGCGGTCGCGAGATCGCTCATCCGCAGCCGGTGGTCCGGCGACTCCGAGAGGTTCACGAGGATCTCGTAGTCGTTGTTGGTGAGTCCGAAGGGCTGGAGATCCTTTTCCAGCTGGTGCATCAGCAGCCTGCTGACGTCCAGGTGGGTGCGCCAGGCGCACTGCTCGGCATCGGTCAGCCAGCGGGTGCCCCCGGACGGACTCTGGGGGAGGGGGGCCGTGTCGGTCTCCATGGTCTCCATGAATGAACTCTACCTAAAAAGTTGAATTACGTACAAAAATCCGAGGTCCGAGGATCACAGTCCGAGGCGGCGCTGGAGATCACCCAGCTGTCCCGGCATCCGCGG comes from Streptomyces virginiae and encodes:
- a CDS encoding MarR family winged helix-turn-helix transcriptional regulator, with translation METDTAPLPQSPSGGTRWLTDAEQCAWRTHLDVSRLLMHQLEKDLQPFGLTNNDYEILVNLSESPDHRLRMSDLATATLQSKSRLSHQITRMETAGLVRRVNCESDRRGLYAVLTDEGMETMRRVAPHHVASVRRHFIDLLPPEALAALRSSLTPVAEHLRDNRGKV